TTTTAGAgatttatatgtttttaaatGTTGTTCCACACACTTCATACAAATACTACATGAACAATCCAACCTTTCCACAAGATTAATACATCGCGTTTAATATTTCGTAAGAATAAGGGAATTTGGAAAagttgttttataaaaattgtaagattttatcgaaagtttttatatagaaatctatttatgttaaaatctggaaatatcgaatatccATCACTGACAATTATTATTGATTACAAGAGAATGATCGATAAGAATAATAGTTATCGATCATTTTCATTATCGATCCAATTTCATCCAGTCATACGCAGCGcacgataaaatataatgtacacataaataattacatagtTACAATTAGGCATagtttgattttatatatatacaagatACATGTATGCGTATGTGTGACGCattgaaattgtttaatttatcgcGATAGGATATTATGATTGAGAAATGAATCTCGTCATTTTCGTACATGTTTCTAAAACCAACACTCTCTTTCGGCTTCTGCTTACGAGTATTTTGTTTTGGTACCGATTCTAGACACGCCTGCGTGACAAATGCTTGCGGTACAAATGTCTCTTAGCCTTCACAATAATTACGACTCTAATACCTTTTAAGTTTTGTTATCGATAAATATGTTAGTTTCATCTTTCTATTCACTTTTCTGctgatatttcaaataaaagaagagaTCAAAACTATTAAAAGTATTCTATAATATCTTTCTTCATATTCTTCATACTCATTGATCAACATTCATTGATAGAAAGCttaaaatatcgttaaaaaaaaaaaaaaaaataataaaactttgcatatttttaaaatagtaaCGAATCAACTTAATAAACGCAATATATCACcgataacaaaaatttctaacaaatatgCATTACATTTCGCTTGATTAGCACAATCTCttcgaaaatttattcatGATTTTGTGCGATTTATGATAGGTAACTAAATCGTAACATAAAgattgtacatacatacaactGTATACCTCGCTGGACTTGTCACAATATCTGTTATAACTTGAATAatgttatcaatttttaaaacatatacacatatgtatacacgATCATCGTCTATTTACACAGAATATTGTGCAAAATTCATAAAAGTCAATAAtcacaataaattatactaaACGAACTTATTATCGTCTATATTCACTATTTATCCATTTTCTCAAGAAtggagaaaattttatttcacgaggaaaaataaaaaaagaagcaacACACTTCACATATGgataatacttatatatagATTAGCTTTGATCTTTCAATCGCttcattttaaacgaaataaatattactaataattttcgcgtagaatatttataaaaatcataaggtaactgtaaaatatatcttgAATTCTGAATAACGGCTTTAAAAATtactccctctctctctctctcacgtgcgcgcgcgcgcgcgcgtgtgtgtgtgtctaGACTGACTTCTAGGCTTGAACTACAACACGGGCGTTTTATACGGTTCGTCTTGCACGTCCCGTTTTCTCCACcaaagtttgaaaataaaacacgCTGACAATGCGATACAATGATACAATGTTTAGTATCGGTTTAACTACACAACAGTGAAAAGTAAATAcgtaattgaaaaaatgttcGATATATATTCACTAACGACTATTgcgcttttttctgttttttaatattacgcaTAGAGTAGTAAGGCATCAAGCCTgtacaaaattcatttttgtatTGAATTAATTCTTCCTGAATACGATGTGTAACCCGTAGCGTGTAAGATGCCTGTAAAACGCTTATCCATTCAAGATCCTGCTTCGGCGGGGAAACGCAATATACAACAAGCAACGTATGAAACGCCCGTGTAGTTCTCTATTCTAGCCTTAGTCCTAAGTACCGAAACATGCGTGATCAATTATTAGTCTCTTTAGGAATTAAATCTCGACGTACATCATTCTAAGATAcggaaatatttatctttcgtTAAGCGGTACAAATTACGCGGACAAATAACAcatgtaaaatttgtaaaacagGAATTCATTTGAAGcgtttaattatacataagaaaattaaatatatgatgTTCATACAAGTTATTATATTGACCTATACGATTCGCTATTGcgttatgtatatacaaatcTTCAGCaagaattcttttctttttcttctttatatgtatatatacacaggTATGTACTTTCAACGCGAGGTTCCAGTTTTTCATGTGGTAACCATCTTTTTATCTATTATATCAGGATTTCAGGAATATGTAATCATGGCTTTGAATAGTATACGCAATAATGTAACATTGCGTAATGTACAGTACAGCACACGTTCACACAAATCCTCATGTAGAAATAACTAACAACATCTATGATATACGTGTGACAGTATGAAAGCGTTTCatcgtattattttactttgatCTAAATTCacgaaatttcaatgaaatactTTAGTATCTTAACTACATTGTTGGCAATGAAATGATAATGCAGTTAAATTactagataaaaaaaatactttttgttaAAACCTGATGGCATCAAACTCTCTTGTGTGCTATGAAAACACCAAAATGTAGCATATTCGTGCGCGAccaagaaatgaaatatttaaattatatatatgaaataaaaagatagataagtgtaagaaattgaaaagaaaaaacaatttttcataccATACTTGACGATAATCGCTAAGCCATATCCTGCGTCGTGCAATGATAAACTTCATTTGTGTATACTCCATATGATATCCAATTATTTTAGCACTAGTACTATTAAGTACCAATAAGCGCACCAATATTCACGATATCACTTTCGGCTATTTCTTTTGACTAAAACAGTTATTCCATATTTCTGTTATAGGCTGATCCCATTTTATACTGTACTTATCTTTATTCATTCATTATTGGGATAGAAGGGAGCATCTTCACAGTTTAAACATTGAATCGTGTTTCTGATCCATCAGCAAGCATTAGTGTAACTGTTCGATTATTTATCCATATCAATCGAGCTAGTCGCATAGGGTTTAATCGTGCTACATCGTTAATGGGTGCAGTGCTATATGATTTCACACAACGTGTTTGAGAGTTCCCTAGGCCGAACATACCACTACTTGTTTGCTGAGAACATTgaaaattacttaaattaacaataaaattgacTAATTGATTAATGTGAGTTACAGcaacatatataaataaatagagaaCATCTTACCTGCCAAaagcataatttattttccgtACAAGAATAACTAACCAGAAACTTGCCTTCAGGTGAAAACGCTAATGCAGTTACAGATGCAACATGCGCAGGTACTGTTTGACATTTAACATTGCCTCGTAATTCATATAAAGCGAGCTGACCATTGCGACTACCTACTGCTATTCTGCGTGTTGCCGGACAATGACTTACCTGAAATAAATAGATGTATTATTATCAGctaagtatttaaaaaattatataaacaatattaACATAACTCAACTTACTTGATTAAATCTACATACTGCTGGAAACACATCATTCAATGGTTTAGTCTTAAGATGACCTGGATCCAAACAATGTAAGATAATATCCATGAcctacaaatattaattattatattaaatatacaattatgtttcaatttcataataatttgaGTTATTCTCACCTCAACTAAGAGATCGCTCATTTCACTCTGcattttatcaattaattgTTCAACAATCCTAAGTATTTCTGGTTTTGCCCTAACCAAAACACTTGCACccatatttacatttaatgtTTGCGCATTTTGTTGTAGCGTATTGTATCTAGCTACTTCTCGTGCCATCGTGGTAATAAATGCTGCAGGTCGAGCAGTAGCTATTAAAGTTAAAGCATGCCTTGCTGTACGACAGGTATCAGCTTGAGGTGTAAGCGGAAGGCCATATGTCATATTTGGTACCAATTTATCAGCATCACAACACATTTCTAGCAATCCCAATAATACCTGTATTGGATACATTGACAAATCTTACTTAcgcttataaattatattagttataagattaatttgttaatacGATTCTCACTTTCGATACGTCAAGATATGGTTCCCAAACAGTGAAACCTCTACCAATGAGATCAATTGCGGCTCTTCGCAATGCCGTATGTAAAGGTAATTTCGGAGAGTGAGGTGCGTGCAACAAGTGCGTGAGTGCCATACTAGTATGCCTGGCAAGATTATTATTTCCTATCCCAAAACCTTCTACAATTGAACTCTTTCGTCTTTGTTCGTTATCTCTTTTCTGATTTGTGGTGGTAACGTCTTGCCCAAATTCTGCACCTATTACCCCTAGTAATACAACTGCTGTCGTCtgctttctttttaattccgCCACGCTCGATGGTTTCCTAGCTACATTTATTTCTGCTAATGTatgtaaagaaattaaatacttcttccaatactaaaattatataagcgaaattttataatttattcttacCTTCTGCCAGTtcctcttcttcatcttcctcCTCCGTATGTGATTCAGATGGCGGAATTGGACTACCTGGAGCTGGTGGACTTTGATTTTGCGATTGTGGTGCAATAGGTTCTTGAGTGCTATACATTGGTAGATATTGTGACCAGCTATCTACAAGtgttttccttccttttgGACCCATTCTTCCTAATTCAGCAAGTAACAAAGCTTGAGCAGCTTCGCgaatctaaaatattattattttgtataacattataagttttatacaattttttatatatatcagtGCTAACAAACCTCAAGACATTGATGTTGCCATCTGCGAGCCATCATTTCAACTTGAGGCCGTTTAAAAGTCTTAACACTACCTTGTGAAACTATTTTATCGGGCAATAGTACACAGTGTAATGTTGCTAACAGAGACCAACCTTGCTTAATCTGTGCTTGTTGCGCTGtataaatttcttcattttcttcttctgcttTATTCCAATTAACTGTAGATCTATTACCAGGCctaagtatattaaataaagtgtagataaaattttcatttaattttaattagacatTTAAAAGGATatgaaaacaaataatattaattactcgCCTATGCATTTTACGATTTCGTTCTTGTTCAGGTACAAAAGTGGCATTGTTCATTGACATTAAAGTATTTGCTAAAGCTACTACTGCTAATAAATGATTGCTGGTTAATGTGGTAGATAACTCCCAATGTGCCCTTGCTGTGAATGCTCTGGTAAGTCTTTCTTGTCTAACTAATTCTGCTGGTAAACGTTGCTCTAATTGAGTTGCAGGTTCGCCAATTGGTTCCAATTGCATTTGCCAAGTTGGTAATAATAATGACATGTAACcttcaaaaaataatattaattgaatcATGAGAAGCCACATGCATTTAATAAACTAAATTTGCCCGTACCTCCTTTTGACAATACTCCAAATGAAACAGGAACCATAGGTCTTAATAAACCTAACTTCCCTTCACAAACGCGATCTAAATCTGGATCGATACCCCAAGCATGTAATAAACTTAATATAAGCTGAGCAACTTCCATAGTGGCATTTGGTTCACTAAACGCTCCATTTcgttttaaattgtttttcgcaatttcattattattccAATTATCGCctgtaaaagaataaaattttgtaaatataatcgCAAATTTATTAATCCTAAATGTACAAAGAAACATTGAAGGAGTAGAATATAACATAAATCTATAACTCAAAGATTGTTTCTACATTCCCACATCAGCATTTtagatgtaaaaatatttaaatgaagaGATATTAAGTGTTTGTTTTAAACGTTTTGATCAATGAGATGTATgagaaattttacaataatatacaacgacGAAAAGTCTATGAATAAAaacattaacatataaaatgTAGCGTGCTATCATCAGaacatgataaaatattaatgaaaatgatgaaataaatgaaatcacgtttataatttatgaaaaaagtaagcaaataattttttaagcaatttttcttacaaatacACAAAGTTTCGTTTAGAAACTACTTTTctgatttttaattctttacaGTCATACTATGAACTCTGATTTGCcctatgtaaataaatactatagcgaattttaagtatattaattaaggaagaaaaagtaacaaataatACAATGAAAACAGGAACGTTCgaagtataaaatatgatttacGAAATATAACACCTAACTGTGTGTTTCTTACTTTTAAAAAGTATCTAATTTTCAactcatttttataaaaatataacattatgtatttACTAAATGATActacaaataattaaacatatttatgataaaatcTACAAATGTTTGATTTTTTATCAGTATACAAATACAACAAACCAGGGAAATTAGTAAAACTTTCAATCATTTGTATTttggatattaaaaaaaatactataaattaatatattttgtatgggggggggggagagagagaaaatggaAAGCAGATGACAAATCTAAACTAacaacaaaaatccatgccaCGTAATTCAACAGTAGAAAGTACAATAATTTTGCCATCTTCCTTAAATCATGGCTAACCTTTGCCGTCGAGAGTCGACGGCTTGAGGCCAACGCTTTCCACCTTGGCCTGAATCTTAGTATGTACGTTCTCTGCGCCCTCCTTCATTTTAGCCAATATACCTACAGAAAGAAATTGGCTTTAGATGCTATAAGTGAGTACACTTTTTCAACATGAATTCTTCTAACTACAACAGTTGAAATGTTGAacatattatgaaatttcctGTAAGTATTGtgcatatgaaataaatattcgaaaaggaaatatatttgtGTAAATCAATATGCctaatagaaaagaaatactaCCAAGCATTaagcaaatgaaaaatacaaacaGCTAATTCATGATAATAtactttctttaaattttctttatttctttaaattaagGTTGTATACCTTGTTTAAATTTGTGTTCCTTAATGAATCAATATAAAAAACGTCAATTGATTAAGAGTTTCaatgtaaatattgaaaattcaaacaaaataatatattgtacttAAAACAAATGTGTTTTAATAGTAGAATTTTGGATTGAACGTTATATTACATCCAAGAATATATGTATCTGTATGCATCGCAAAACATgtgattaatattttagtatgCATGAAGACtatatatcgtattatttGCATTAAACGTAATATGTGAAATAAggccaatatttttatataaagatcttgttaaatttttgctctatacaagtatataaaaaaattgcatACAAACTacgatttataaaatgaaactataACAACACAATACCGTGGCGATCCTTCTCCTTTAAAATTCGTTCAACGTCGCCTGCCTTATCCTTGACGCGACCGAAAAAGTCTATAAAGTGGCATGTTTGtgcaagttttttttttattaatatagataTCGATTAAATGCTCGAAGTTagtatttatatgtatgaacaaataaaaatatctcagACATGTTTACCTGCAATTTTTTTATGAGCATCAGGACTAGCAGACTGTGTAAGTGCTGCAACTTTTTGATACT
The nucleotide sequence above comes from Bombus fervidus isolate BK054 chromosome 6, iyBomFerv1, whole genome shotgun sequence. Encoded proteins:
- the Rbcn-3b gene encoding WD repeat-containing protein Rbcn-3B isoform X8, translated to MTAGTSLVVPIVLWGRIAPTHCVSCIYLSRDQKTLVTGCYDGQICLWQVDPETLKMSPRCLLVGHTAPIMCLSRASVIMEQNYIVSSSESGEMCTWDLVDGKCREAVKLTSVHTQMLPYVSAGGEDVRLFCSGYYPEVLVMDPFSLEVLFTLSSRVNPDWISALHVLRPAKRKGRFYVHTNDVVLALTTTGTVKVWTLLGHENRNSEPLYEHESKQIRCLNALAMTCCPYNQRTVLIVCSKHWQIYDAGDFSLLCSITAPCGERWMAGDFLSADRVILWSDEGRGYLYKLPANKLKGKALSSSVADNKNFHTAGVEYDQPYLYCTLTQPGVKPLSCPPAMRLVTVQKQSKTLKYLLRGDSGGVVLWTVPEVTTQQLAQICQNDRSTPLSLPPVVKTSITTAWEEMKPSPVGILDQLDSGDGHGIKLTASIYLPQQSRLVVGREDGSIIIVPATQTVMLQLLHGNHQQYDDWPPHQVLLGHSGRVNCLLYPHGAAPRYDRTHLVSGSVDFAVCLWDLYAGTLIHRFCVHAGEITQLMVPPDNCSPRIQKCVCSVASDHSVTLLSLAERKCVVLASRHLFPVVTIKWRPLDDFMIVGCSDGAVYVWQMETGHLDRVLHGIIAEEVLYACDENTIAASGGSATGGELGLANPAVHFFRGLRHRNLSAIRHATQRGLHQLQQLHGGQGVDHGNQIKTKGTPLMIQGFRSNPKDPESHILFFDIEALIVQLLNDEYGAMSPGSLEAQGLISASEYQKVAALTQSASPDAHKKIADFFGRVKDKAGDVERILKEKDRHGILAKMKEGAENVHTKIQAKVESVGLKPSTLDGKGDNWNNNEIAKNNLKRNGAFSEPNATMEVAQLILSLLHAWGIDPDLDRVCEGKLGLLRPMVPVSFGVLSKGGYMSLLLPTWQMQLEPIGEPATQLEQRLPAELVRQERLTRAFTARAHWELSTTLTSNHLLAVVALANTLMSMNNATFVPEQERNRKMHRPGNRSTVNWNKAEEENEEIYTAQQAQIKQGWSLLATLHCVLLPDKIVSQGSVKTFKRPQVEMMARRWQHQCLEIREAAQALLLAELGRMGPKGRKTLVDSWSQYLPMYSTQEPIAPQSQNQSPPAPGSPIPPSESHTEEEDEEEELAEEINVARKPSSVAELKRKQTTAVVLLGVIGAEFGQDVTTTNQKRDNEQRRKSSIVEGFGIGNNNLARHTSMALTHLLHAPHSPKLPLHTALRRAAIDLIGRGFTVWEPYLDVSKVLLGLLEMCCDADKLVPNMTYGLPLTPQADTCRTARHALTLIATARPAAFITTMAREVARYNTLQQNAQTLNVNMGASVLVRAKPEILRIVEQLIDKMQSEMSDLLVEVMDIILHCLDPGHLKTKPLNDVFPAVCRFNQVSHCPATRRIAVGSRNGQLALYELRGNVKCQTVPAHVASVTALAFSPEGKFLVSYSCTENKLCFWQQTSSGMFGLGNSQTRCVKSYSTAPINDVARLNPMRLARLIWINNRTVTLMLADGSETRFNV
- the Rbcn-3b gene encoding WD repeat-containing protein Rbcn-3B isoform X2 encodes the protein MTAGTSLVVPIVLWGRIAPTHCVSCIYLSRDQKTLVTGCYDGQICLWQVDPETLKMSPRCLLVGHTAPIMCLSRASVIMEQNYIVSSSESGEMCTWDLVDGKCREAVKLTSVHTQMLPYVSAGGEDVRLFCSGYYPEVLVMDPFSLEVLFTLSSRVNPDWISALHVLRPAKRKGRFYVHTNDVVLALTTTGTVKVWTLLGHENRNSEPLYEHESKQIRCLNALAMTCCPYNQRTVLIVCSKHWQIYDAGDFSLLCSITAPCGERWMAGDFLSADRVILWSDEGRGYLYKLPAKILVHLDSKLKGKALSSVADNKNFHTAGVEYDQPYLYCTLTQPGVKPLSCPPAMRLVTVQKQSKTLKYLLRGDSGGVVLWTVPEVTTQQLAQICQNDRSTPLSLPPVVKTSITTAWEEMKPSPVGILDQLDSGDGHGIKLTASIYLPQQSRLVVGREDGSIIIVPATQTVMLQLLHGNHQQYDDWPPHQVLLGHSGRVNCLLYPHGAAPRYDRTHLVSGSVDFAVCLWDLYAGTLIHRFCVHAGEITQLMVPPDNCSPRIQKCVCSVASDHSVTLLSLAERKCVVLASRHLFPVVTIKWRPLDDFMIVGCSDGAVYVWQMETGHLDRVLHGIIAEEVLYACDENTIAASGGSATGGELGLANPAVHFFRGLRHRNLSAIRHATQRGLHQLQQLHGGQGVDHGNQIKTKGTPLMIQGFRSNPKDPESHILFFDIEALIVQLLNDEYGAMSPGSLEAQGLISASEYQKVAALTQSASPDAHKKIADFFGRVKDKAGDVERILKEKDRHGILAKMKEGAENVHTKIQAKVESVGLKPSTLDGKGDNWNNNEIAKNNLKRNGAFSEPNATMEVAQLILSLLHAWGIDPDLDRVCEGKLGLLRPMVPVSFGVLSKGGYMSLLLPTWQMQLEPIGEPATQLEQRLPAELVRQERLTRAFTARAHWELSTTLTSNHLLAVVALANTLMSMNNATFVPEQERNRKMHRPGNRSTVNWNKAEEENEEIYTAQQAQIKQGWSLLATLHCVLLPDKIVSQGSVKTFKRPQVEMMARRWQHQCLEIREAAQALLLAELGRMGPKGRKTLVDSWSQYLPMYSTQEPIAPQSQNQSPPAPGSPIPPSESHTEEEDEEEELAEAEINVARKPSSVAELKRKQTTAVVLLGVIGAEFGQDVTTTNQKRDNEQRRKSSIVEGFGIGNNNLARHTSMALTHLLHAPHSPKLPLHTALRRAAIDLIGRGFTVWEPYLDVSKVLLGLLEMCCDADKLVPNMTYGLPLTPQADTCRTARHALTLIATARPAAFITTMAREVARYNTLQQNAQTLNVNMGASVLVRAKPEILRIVEQLIDKMQSEMSDLLVEVMDIILHCLDPGHLKTKPLNDVFPAVCRFNQVSHCPATRRIAVGSRNGQLALYELRGNVKCQTVPAHVASVTALAFSPEGKFLVSYSCTENKLCFWQQTSSGMFGLGNSQTRCVKSYSTAPINDVARLNPMRLARLIWINNRTVTLMLADGSETRFNV